The region AATAAGGGTTATACACCTCAGGGATTTGCTGAAAAAGTATTTCATCTACATGTTCGTTATTTAGGTGATTGGGATGAATTATATTTTAGAGATTATTTAATTAAATATGAAAAGGTAGCAGATGAATATGGAAAATTGAAAAAGAAATTAGAAAAAAAGTATAAACATGATCGCGATGCCTATACTGAGGCAAAGAGTGATTTTATAAAAAAATGGACTAAAAAAGCCAAAAAAGAATTTGGGGATAGATATTAATTGATTGAAATAAAATTAAAAAGGAAAATTATATTTTTTATTGAATAGATTATATAGGTTAAGATTTACAATATTACTACAATATCATTTTAGACAATCTCATAAGGAGGGGTAAATTTTGAAACGTATAAGAAAAAGTTTATTAGTTTTAGCCGTTATTATGTTAGCTTTAACAGTTTCTTTTACTGCTTTTGCTGCAGGTCATAATACTGTTGAAGGGCAGGTTAAGGAAGTACAGAAATACGGTAATCTAACCATGGACATTAATCCATCAGAGTTTT is a window of Halanaerobiales bacterium DNA encoding:
- a CDS encoding GrpB family protein, whose protein sequence is EIDKDYDLKKLKSNLKDNGWILMHENDMENLDLVFNKGYTPQGFAEKVFHLHVRYLGDWDELYFRDYLIKYEKVADEYGKLKKKLEKKYKHDRDAYTEAKSDFIKKWTKKAKKEFGDRY